ctgctactgttacttttgccaccgttattgctacttccatactactttgctactaaatactttgctgcagatattaagtctttcaggtgtagttgaattgacaactcagctgctaatacttgagaatattctttggctcccattgtgtcgaatcaataaatttgggttgaatactccaccctcgaaaactgttgcgatcccctatacttgtgggttatcaccaatctatgcacctgcacaaaaaatcaaacactttcacccaacgtgataaaggggttgtcaatcccttcacggtcacttgcaaggatgagatctgatagagatagatatacaagattactaaaacgtaaaacaaagtaaaaaaattgcagcaaggtatttttgagtttttggtttatagatctgaaaatatatgatggaaaatagacatggggccataggtttcactagaggcttctctcctgaaagaaaacatacggtgggtgaacaaattactgtcaagcaattgatagaaaagcgcaaagttatgacgatatccaaggcaatgattatgagtataggcatcacgtccgtgtcaagtagaccgagtcatgtctgcatctactactattactccacacatcgaccgctatccaacatgcatctagagtattaagttcataagaacggtgtaatgccttaagtaagatgacatgatgtagagggataaactcaagcagtatgatgaaaaccccatctttttaaccttgatggcaacaatacaatacgtgcctcgctacccctactatgtcattgggtgaggacatcgcaatattgaacccaaaactaagcacctctcccattgcaagaagaaccaatctagttggccaaaccaaactgataattcgaagagaaatacaaagatgtcaaatcatgcatataagaattcagagaagactcaaataataatcatagataatctgatcataaatccacaattcatcggatctcgacaaacacaccgcaaaataatattacgtcggatagatctccaagaacatcgaggagaacatcatattgaagatcaaagagagagagaacaagccatctagctactactatttacccgtaggtctgtggtaaactactcacgcttcatcggaagggcaatagggttgatgtagaagccctccgtgatcgaatccccctccaacagggtgccagaaaaggccccaagatgggatctcacgggaacaaaaggttacggcggcggaaaaatattttggtggatgcttctggtcgtttgggaatatttgggaatctGTAGCaaaagaattagggttggaggagtcctgtggggcccacaagccaggggcgcgccctgagggcttgtggagcccgactcttctggccccctctccaagtctgctgggtcttctggtccaagaaaaatcatcgcgaaagttttatttcgtttggactccatttgatatcccttttctataaactcaaaaataaggaaaaaaaatagaaactggcactgggctctaggttaataagttagtcccaaaaataatataaaatatcatattaatgcatataaaacatccaaaacagataatataatagcatgaaacaatcaaaaattatagatacgtatcaAAGCACTGCTTCTTTTTTTGTTCTTGAGTTATAGGAATCCCTCACTATTAAGAGATCAAAGGATTGTAGcagaccttgatacgtctccaacgtatctataatttatgaagtattcatgctgttattttatcatacttggatgttttacaatcattttatagcaactttatatcatttttttgggactaacctattgacccagtgcccagtgccatttgcttgttttttacatcgcaagaaatcaatatcaaacggagtccaaacaccctaaaactttttggagattttttatggaccagaacacccaggatgggccatagcagcacccgggggggtgcctcgaggggggcacaacccaccagggcgcgcctggggacccaggcgcgcccaggtgggttgtgcctacatcggtggcctcccgcaccccctctttaccctataaattcacaaatattccaaaaacgctcaaggttaacctagatcagaagttccgccgccgcaggcctctgtagccaccgaaaaccaatctagaccccgtttcggcaccctgccggaggggggaatcatcactggtggccatcttcatcatcccgacggccaccacgatgaggagggagtagtccaccctcggggctgagggtttgtaccaatagctatgtgtttaatctctctctctctctctctctctctctctctcgtgttcttgagatgtcacgatcttgatgtatcgcgggctttgttaatatagtcggatcatatggtgttttcccctctctatcttgttgtgatgaattgagtttttccctttgagatttcgttattataggattgaatacttttatggatttgagaacacttgatatatgtcttgcaattgaatactcgtggtgacaatggggtatcgtattgattcacttgatatatgttttggcactcaactcgcggattcctgaggtgacattggggtaatctatgtataggggttgatgcacattcttgtctttgtttctccggtagaaatcctggggcactctttgaagttctttgtgttggattgagtattatgaatatgaattttctttggtgttattttagtacgaactctaggatatatcgaacggaaagaatagctttgtgttattttagtacgaactcttgaatagatcgaacggaaagaatagctttgaggtggtttcgtaccctacaaacaatgtattcttatgttctccgctagatagaaactttggatgattcttcatcgcactttgagggatggttatatgatccaattatattagcattgttgagaggttgcactagcaaaagtacggaccctaggcttcattttcaagcattgcaataccgtttttgtgcccgtttactatttgctaccttgctgtttttatttattcagattataaaaatatatttctaccatccatattacacttttatcaccatctcttctccgaactagtgcacctatacaaattgccattgtattgggtgtgttggggacacatgatatttcttgtatttggttgcagggtcgtttgagagagactatattcatcctacgcctcccacggattaataaaccttaggtcatccacttgagggaaaattgctactgtcctacaaaactctgcgcttggaggcccaacacgtgtgtacaagaataaagttgcgtagtagacatcagacctcAAGTCAGAATGATCATACAATGCCTATTCTATATTAGGTCCACGACCAAAAAGATCCCAAATAAACCTTAGTTAAAATAGTTAAAATATACAAAAGACAATCATCTAGACTATCCATCATGTATCTGGCCAAATTATCCAGGACGAGCTCTGGGTGTACCAGAAGGCCCCGAGGGGAAGCTGGACTGAAGCCGGACTATCTGGTTTCTATCGGGTCGACGGAACTGTCCGAGCACTTCCGAGTGGACTGTTCGAGATGAATTATGGGTATTCTCGAACACTTTCAAGGGAAGCTGGACAGTCTCTAGACTTTTTAGAGCCTGCTTGAGTGGCCTGACTATGTGGGCCCGATGTGGATGAGTTGTTCGGCCCCTGACTTATGCATTGCTATCTGTTCCTGGCTTGACTGAGGTTTCCCTACACAGATCAGCAGCCGGACTGCCCTGGCCAATTTAGGCCAGACTATCCGGGCCAATTCAAGCCGGACTGTGTGGCTATAAGTTTTCTACGAGAAAACAACAAGTTTGCTCCCCACTATATATACTCACTGAACTCTTAGTGAGTGGGTTGACCACTTCAAACACACTTTGACCGGATCTAAGAAAAGGTCCCCTCTCACCCCACTCCAAATCGAAGATTTCTTGAGGGGTTCTTGAGAGATTTCACCCAAGCATAAATCCATTCATCATCTCTCTTTCGGCCAAACCAATTTGTGTTTTGAGCAAGTTCCGAGCTTTACGCTTTGTTCTTATTACTCTCgtaggttggagactcctaggggGTAGGAGTTCTCGGTGAGGAGTCAAATTCATGATTTACCATGTGAGTTTGTGAAAGTTTAGAGTTCGTCTCAAGTTCTAGCACTAAGATCATGAGAATCTCCTTCTTGGTGATATATCAAGTAGAAGAAGGCGAGATTTGTGGTGTTGGTGGGGCCTTCGTGGTTCCTCCCACCTCTCCTACGACGATTAGCTCCCATCCAAGGGattgaacatcgggatacatcttTTGTCGCAAGTGTATTCATTTTACCCCAACCCTAGCTCATTATGCATGGTTTATTTTGATCAATTGACTTTGCAAACATCATATAGGTTTTATATCTCACCGTAGCATTTTAGGCCACACTTTATATTCCACAAAACCTAAACTTGCTAATAACTGAAGTAAAATTTGTGTTTGTCCCTATTCACCTCCCTACATGCCCTTCCCTTGGTGCCTTTCTCTTTCCCTAGAAAGTTTCTATACCATCCAATCTTCATATTTTCCACTAATTCTTTTTTCCGGATAAACTAGGTATTTGCCTGTGCATTTCTACAAGGTATAAATATTCTATTACATTAGCCCATAATTTAGCTGTCCGTAAATTTTGTCCGTGACTTTATTTTGTAATCACTTATGGACCTGCCAAAAAAATATAGTTTATTTGGTAAGTCAACAAAAGATGGAACAATTAAGGCTGTTTTCAAGTAATGATCAGAAAAAATGAAATATTGGACGAAGCACTCCGCGTGGAAGGAAAAGAAACACTATTATTTTTTAAGTACTAGAGACTAGAGATTCTTAGAGTCTTAATTTTTGAAGGGAATTTTAGAGTCTTCTTAATGAAGGCAACACAAAAAATGTAGAATACGGGAATACCATCTCTACAATCCAAAAACATTAACTTAATCACGATGCAAAAATGCACACATCATGAACTTTAAGGAGCCCGACGCTGCCCAGTGTATACGAGATTGCTCcaaattaattaataaaactagAAAAACCGATCCATTGACAATTCATAGCTTAGTCTGAGTTTATCTGCTCTCGGGTGAACAAGAATTTCGAAAAAATAGCAAAATGATTCGAAAAACCCTGAATTATTTTGACACCAAGGATGCTTGAATTTTCTAGGTGCTTGCAAAATTTTGTGCCGAGATTACATCTGGAGGAGCTCagccaaaaaaaaaagaaaatgaaaatcaaAGTTCCAAAATGCCCAAAGTTGTTTGAGTTTTCGTTTTTTTTACCGAGCTCCTTAGATGTCATCTCGCCACGAAAGTGCAGGCACCTAGAAACTTTGGTGTCAAAAAGTTTAATACTTTGCCCCGCAAAAAAAAGTTTAATACTTTGTTATTTTACCCTTTTTGAGGCAATTTTTGTTATTTTACTAATAATATTTGTTTTTGTGAGACAATTTTTTAATATTTATTATTGTTCACGCACGGGAAGAGATCCACCGGTCCACCGATGCAGAAACGTCGGCCTCCAGATCCATTTCATGCAAAGTTCGGCCCATATAGTAGAGTAACAACAAGAACAGCCGAAGCCCCGATGAGATAGTAAGAAACCCTACTAGTACGCCCACCGATTTCCCGTGTCCCCCCGCAGGCCCGCACCCCGCACGCGCCCTAAAATATCCCAAAGCCCCCCTCCGCCCCCTCCCGAAGCCGAAATCCCCcaattcccctctctctctcccctctccccatCGCCCCCCTCCCGCACCCGAGCACGAGAGAATCCGAGGAGAGGAGCGGCGCAAGGAGGCGGAGATGGAGTCGGATCAGGGCAAGCTCTTCATCGGCGGCATCTCCTGGGAGACGACGGAGGAGAAGCTGCAGGAGCACTTCTCCAACTTCGGCGAGGTCTCCCAGGCCGCCGTCATGCGCGACAAGCTCACCGGCCGCCCGCGGGGCTTCGGCTTCGTAGTCtacgccgaccccgccgccgtcgacGCCGCCCTCCAGGAGCCCCACACCCTCGACGGCCGCACGGTACCTACTCCCCCATCGCTTGGTCTCTTCACCCCACCCAAACCCTAGCGGGATATTCGCGTCGAATATTCGCTTCGGCCGCCTTCCGATCTACCCCGCTGCAGCGGCCTAGGGTTGCGCGTGTGTACTCACGCGTGGGTTGTGGTTTTGTTGTCTCAGGTCGATGTGAAGCGGGCGCTCTCGCGGGAGGAGCAGCAGGCTACCAAGGCGGTGAACCCTAGCGCAGGAAGGAACGCTGGAGGtggagggggtggcggcggcggcggcggcgatgccggTGGTGCTAGGACAAAGAAGATCTTTGTGGGCGGGCTGCCCTCCAGTCTGACAGATGAGGAGTTCCGGCAGTACTTCCAGACCTTCGGAGCTGTCACTGATGTTGTGGTGATGTATGACCAGACAACACAGCGCCCCCGGGGCTTCGGCTTCATTACCTTTGACTCGGAGGATGCGGTTGACCGTGTGCTGCACAAAACCTTCCACGATCTTGGAGGGAAGATGGTAGAGGTGAAGCGTGCTCTGCCTCGAGAGGCGAATCCTGGCTCGGGTGGCGGCGGACGTTCCATGGGAGGTGGGGGTTTTCATAGTAACAATGGACCCAACTCCAATGCTAGCAGCTATGATGGCAGAGGCGATGCTAGCAGATATGGGCAGGTGCAGCAAGGCAGTGGTGGCTACCCAGGTTATGGTGCTGGAGCTTATGGCAGTGCTCCAACTGGATATGGATATGGGCACACCAATCCTGGAACTACATATGGAAATTATGGGTCTGCAGGGTATGGAGGTGTTCCTGCTGCGTATGCTGGGGCTTATGGCAATCCAAGTGCTGCTGCTTCCGGTTACCAGGGTGGCCCTCCAGGCGCTAATAGAGGACCCTGGGGCAGTCAAGCTCCGTCTGGTTATGGCACTGGGGGTTATGCTGGCAATGCAGGCTATGGTGCATGGAATAGCTCTTCTGCTGGTGGGAATGCACCTACTAGTCAGGCACCTGGTGCAGCTGCAGGTTATGGGAACCAGGGCTATGGTTatggtggatatggaggagatgcATCATATGGTAATCATGGAGGGTATGGTGCTTATGGTGGTCGGGGAGATGGTGCTGGAAATCCTGCTACTGGTGCAGCCTCTGGGTATGGTGCTGCTGGATATGGAAGTGGGAATGGAAACTCTGGATATCCAAATGCGTGGACTGATCCTTCACAAGGCGGAGGATTTGGTGGTGCAGTCAATGGAGCTTCTGAGGGCCAATCAAATTATGGCAGCGGTTATGGTGGTATGCAGCCTAGGGTTGCTCAGTAGAAGAGGCTGTTGTAATGTTCATGGTGTGAACCAGTGCATTTGGGCAGCATATGTATTATTGCAGTATTCTGGCTTTGCTCTCGTCTTCCTGAAGGCCATCCATTCTGCCGGTTAAATCAGTATTTCTCCTGGTTGGAATGCTTGATCCTTTCGTGGCTTAACTAGAACTTCAGTCAATAAGTAGCTATTATGTCGAGTAGCTGTATCTTCataatgctttatttatgtttaGCTTATCCTTCGGTGTGCTTTGTCATGAGTGGAGTTTCAGGTTGCTTTATCTCTAGTTTAAAGCTAGAGTAGCTTCACTGCTTATGGACCAAATTATCTAGTTGTATCTCTATTCTACAGAATCATATATTCGTGTTTGACTGTAGTATTTATGCTGGATACTCTCTCCCTATTGTGTTAAGTCTGAAACGTTTATCGCTGGTGGTTGTGTTCATCTCTGGTTCCTTGCTTTGCTTTAGCTCGCCTTGGAGTTAAGGTGTTACTTTTATTCTTCAAATTTGACGGCTTGCAACAGATGCTAATCCTGAAACTATGCACTGATAGAAGCTTGTTACCGTAGCTGCTTCAAACGGACGGTCAAGTGTAGTCCGCTTCTTTATGTAACTGGAATGTGACATCCTATGTATACATTTGTTTTGACAAACATTGTTCGTATGCATGATGAAGCTGTGAATATGTTTCAGGGTTAGCGTCTGATGTTTGGTATGTAGATTGATAAAACAGGCATAGTAGAGGGAACTGATTAGCCCTTCAAGCCTTTTGGTCTTAAATTTTGCTAGTACGTTTGCAGTGATAAAGAGCTTACTAGCAGCAAGATGGTAGCATCAACTTCTAAGGTAGTGTAGATGCCAAAAAATCAGTGATGCTACATGATGAATGATGTACAGGTAGAAACCCTAGAGTACAGTAG
This DNA window, taken from Triticum aestivum cultivar Chinese Spring chromosome 1D, IWGSC CS RefSeq v2.1, whole genome shotgun sequence, encodes the following:
- the LOC123181003 gene encoding heterogeneous nuclear ribonucleoprotein 1 yields the protein MESDQGKLFIGGISWETTEEKLQEHFSNFGEVSQAAVMRDKLTGRPRGFGFVVYADPAAVDAALQEPHTLDGRTVDVKRALSREEQQATKAVNPSAGRNAGGGGGGGGGGGDAGGARTKKIFVGGLPSSLTDEEFRQYFQTFGAVTDVVVMYDQTTQRPRGFGFITFDSEDAVDRVLHKTFHDLGGKMVEVKRALPREANPGSGGGGRSMGGGGFHSNNGPNSNASSYDGRGDASRYGQVQQGSGGYPGYGAGAYGSAPTGYGYGHTNPGTTYGNYGSAGYGGVPAAYAGAYGNPSAAASGYQGGPPGANRGPWGSQAPSGYGTGGYAGNAGYGAWNSSSAGGNAPTSQAPGAAAGYGNQGYGYGGYGGDASYGNHGGYGAYGGRGDGAGNPATGAASGYGAAGYGSGNGNSGYPNAWTDPSQGGGFGGAVNGASEGQSNYGSGYGGMQPRVAQ